From Dietzia sp. ANT_WB102, a single genomic window includes:
- a CDS encoding HNH endonuclease family protein: MSTVLVVLAGVVWLGHPRGSVPGSPPRGAVVALLDAVDVVDYRNPAPGYERDCSGASACVFGPAWSDATGAPGSGNGCSTRHDVLARDLAGGTRAPGGACEVSGGILTDPYTGKVIDAGTAGLRSIHVDHVYPLSAAWDLGAWAWPAWRRAAFANDVDRNLLAVSAAVNTGKSDSTPADWLPPDPRRHCFYASRYLTAAVAYGLPVTRADHEVLAGAARRCPSGPQGR; encoded by the coding sequence ATGTCGACCGTGCTCGTGGTGCTGGCCGGCGTGGTGTGGCTGGGACACCCTCGTGGTTCGGTACCAGGCAGCCCACCGCGGGGGGCGGTAGTCGCTCTGCTCGACGCAGTCGACGTGGTGGACTATCGAAACCCCGCTCCGGGATACGAGCGGGATTGCTCGGGCGCGTCCGCCTGCGTGTTTGGGCCAGCCTGGAGTGACGCCACCGGTGCCCCTGGGTCAGGGAACGGGTGCTCGACCCGCCACGATGTCCTGGCCCGCGACCTTGCCGGCGGCACGCGGGCGCCCGGGGGCGCGTGCGAGGTGTCCGGCGGAATCCTGACCGACCCGTATACCGGCAAGGTGATTGACGCGGGCACCGCGGGGTTGCGCAGTATCCACGTCGACCACGTCTACCCGCTGTCGGCGGCGTGGGATCTCGGGGCGTGGGCGTGGCCTGCGTGGCGCCGTGCGGCGTTCGCCAACGACGTCGATCGCAATCTCCTCGCCGTCAGCGCCGCGGTCAACACCGGCAAGAGTGACTCGACGCCGGCGGACTGGTTACCTCCGGACCCCCGTCGTCACTGCTTCTACGCTTCCCGGTACCTGACCGCCGCCGTCGCTTACGGCCTGCCCGTGACCAGGGCCGATCACGAGGTGCTCGCAGGCGCGGCACGGCGGTGTCCGTCTGGACCCCAGGGCCGCTGA
- a CDS encoding DEAD/DEAH box helicase, whose product MTPTAEPRLHAVWQSGVVGLWCETGLRRPGSIAPAASVTAVGRAGAPPDVVRSLEQYSLTHRIGVRVPVEGRVRAATVPGIRVSVGAAVDLCGMLDTDDHWVGPGLRAFAVLSLGVAAFVRAGHVVPLVGRSEGGWEASWALARSPVVSAWIAESLSRCHGLVASREDLDRLIAALADCHARMALASLAGDRRSELGTALISGGVVASGGQALADAVNEFGRAAAARDVEVVFRIVEPSGDDGVGRSDIYDETGSGAAGESLWRLEVLVRTGTDSLRPFTELPDSSAVGDAVRDVVDRAVRSWSPLGRAVTFAESPDLLLPTELVVQLVDEGVESLRGRGIEVLLPRAWTRVRTAVRLAVREPGTENIDSGRRLGLDQLADVDWEMVVDDIPIDAAEAQMLLDAASDLVKLRGQWVRADPGALRRAARFLAARRGGRVTAPSLVAALMSEEGEGVEIEAPTTLDWVPSSSIRVDLPSWFGATLRPYQVEGVRWLAALSSADVGAVLADDMGLGKTMQVLALTASEYSRGRTGPTLVVAPLTLVATWARESATFAPELRVHVHHGPERERGADAVALLGAADLVLTSYGTATRDAELLAQVAWRRLVADEAQTVKNPTTSVARAVSAIPADHRIALTGTPVENRLDELRAVLDFANPGMMGSASTFRARFAVPIESHRDEAAASRLRALAAPFVLRRLKSDPRVVADLPEKQHIRVDAPLTREQATLYRAVVEDMMEQVKESEGAARKGAILSGLTALKQVCNHPAHYLGDGSALLRGGRHRSGKLAALDEVLTEIIDAGEKVLLFTQYRAFGDLILPLLERRAATAVPFLHGGVTAAGRAQMVEEFQAPHGPPVMLASLRAGGTGLTLTQANHVVHLDRWWNPAVENQATDRVHRIGQTRVVQVRTLVAPGTVEDRIDELLEAKRDLAELTLGPMAGALTELADADLAALVELTDEGRDEL is encoded by the coding sequence GTGACCCCGACTGCCGAACCCCGACTGCACGCCGTGTGGCAATCCGGGGTCGTCGGACTCTGGTGTGAGACGGGACTGCGCAGGCCGGGTTCGATCGCTCCGGCTGCCTCCGTCACAGCTGTGGGGCGTGCGGGAGCTCCACCGGACGTGGTCCGGTCACTCGAGCAGTACTCACTGACGCACCGGATCGGAGTCCGTGTCCCGGTGGAGGGCAGGGTTCGGGCGGCGACCGTGCCCGGTATCCGGGTCTCGGTCGGAGCCGCGGTCGACCTGTGCGGGATGCTCGACACTGATGATCACTGGGTCGGGCCCGGGTTGCGTGCATTTGCGGTTCTCTCGTTAGGTGTGGCCGCTTTCGTACGCGCCGGCCACGTCGTGCCTCTCGTCGGTCGTTCCGAGGGCGGGTGGGAAGCGTCCTGGGCCCTCGCGCGGTCGCCTGTGGTGTCCGCATGGATCGCCGAGAGCCTGTCTCGGTGTCACGGACTGGTGGCGAGCCGTGAGGACCTCGACAGGCTTATCGCCGCGTTGGCCGATTGCCACGCCCGGATGGCCCTCGCATCTCTTGCAGGGGATAGGCGGAGCGAACTGGGCACCGCGCTGATCAGCGGCGGGGTCGTGGCATCGGGAGGTCAGGCTTTGGCTGACGCCGTCAACGAGTTCGGCCGAGCGGCGGCGGCGCGGGACGTCGAGGTGGTGTTCCGGATCGTCGAGCCGTCGGGCGATGACGGAGTCGGTCGGAGTGATATCTACGACGAGACCGGGAGTGGCGCGGCCGGGGAGAGTCTGTGGCGGTTGGAGGTCCTCGTGCGCACTGGTACCGATTCGCTTCGGCCATTCACCGAACTGCCCGATTCGTCCGCCGTCGGTGACGCCGTGCGCGATGTCGTCGACAGGGCGGTCCGATCGTGGTCACCGCTCGGGCGCGCCGTTACTTTCGCTGAGAGCCCGGACCTGCTGCTGCCCACCGAGCTGGTGGTCCAGTTGGTCGACGAGGGCGTGGAGTCTCTGCGGGGCAGGGGAATCGAGGTCCTGCTGCCGAGAGCGTGGACCAGGGTGAGGACCGCGGTGCGGCTCGCGGTGAGGGAACCCGGCACGGAGAACATCGACTCCGGTCGCCGCCTGGGCCTCGACCAACTGGCGGATGTGGACTGGGAGATGGTCGTTGACGACATCCCAATTGACGCAGCAGAGGCACAAATGCTTCTCGATGCGGCTTCCGACCTGGTCAAGCTCCGAGGGCAATGGGTTCGGGCGGATCCGGGAGCGCTCCGTCGGGCTGCCCGCTTCCTCGCCGCGAGGCGGGGAGGTCGGGTCACGGCCCCCAGCCTCGTCGCCGCCCTGATGTCCGAAGAGGGGGAGGGAGTAGAAATCGAGGCTCCCACGACTCTCGACTGGGTGCCGTCGTCGTCGATCCGGGTCGACCTGCCATCCTGGTTCGGCGCCACGCTACGTCCCTATCAAGTGGAGGGGGTGCGTTGGCTGGCCGCGCTGTCCAGCGCGGATGTCGGTGCCGTTCTGGCAGATGATATGGGCCTCGGCAAGACTATGCAGGTGCTCGCACTGACCGCCTCCGAGTACTCGCGGGGCCGGACCGGCCCCACCTTGGTCGTAGCTCCGCTGACCCTGGTAGCCACCTGGGCACGGGAGTCGGCGACGTTCGCCCCGGAATTGCGGGTCCACGTCCACCACGGCCCGGAACGGGAACGGGGCGCCGACGCGGTCGCACTACTCGGAGCTGCCGATCTCGTCCTGACCTCGTACGGCACCGCGACCCGGGACGCCGAGCTCCTTGCACAGGTGGCATGGCGACGCCTAGTCGCTGACGAGGCACAGACTGTCAAGAATCCCACCACCTCGGTGGCGCGGGCGGTGTCGGCGATCCCGGCAGACCACCGGATTGCGCTGACCGGGACACCGGTCGAGAACCGACTGGACGAACTGCGAGCAGTGCTGGACTTCGCCAATCCGGGGATGATGGGCTCGGCGAGCACGTTCCGCGCGCGGTTCGCGGTTCCCATCGAGTCCCACCGCGACGAGGCTGCGGCCTCGAGGTTGCGGGCATTGGCGGCCCCGTTCGTACTTCGCCGCCTCAAGTCCGACCCCAGGGTCGTCGCCGATCTGCCGGAGAAGCAGCACATCAGGGTGGATGCGCCCCTGACCCGTGAGCAGGCGACCCTGTACCGGGCGGTCGTCGAGGACATGATGGAGCAGGTCAAGGAATCCGAGGGAGCCGCCCGTAAGGGCGCCATCCTATCGGGACTGACCGCCCTGAAACAGGTGTGCAACCATCCCGCCCACTACCTCGGGGACGGCTCGGCACTCCTTCGCGGCGGCCGCCACCGCTCAGGCAAGCTCGCCGCTCTGGACGAGGTCCTCACTGAGATCATCGACGCGGGGGAGAAGGTCCTGCTGTTCACCCAGTACCGGGCGTTCGGCGATCTCATCCTGCCGCTACTCGAGCGGCGCGCTGCCACAGCGGTGCCGTTCCTCCACGGCGGTGTCACGGCCGCCGGGCGTGCACAGATGGTCGAGGAGTTCCAAGCACCGCACGGCCCTCCGGTGATGCTTGCGTCGCTACGCGCGGGTGGGACCGGCCTGACCCTTACCCAGGCGAACCATGTGGTTCACCTGGATCGCTGGTGGAACCCGGCAGTGGAGAACCAGGCGACCGATCGGGTCCACCGCATCGGCCAGACGCGGGTGGTGCAGGTGCGTACGTTGGTCGCTCCGGGGACGGTCGAAGACCGAATCGACGAACTTCTCGAGGCCAAGCGGGATCTCGCCGAGCTGACCCTGGGCCCGATGGCCGGCGCGCTGACCGAGTTGGCGGACGCAGACCTCGCCGCGCTCGTCGAGCTCACCGACGAGGGGCGGGACGAACTATGA
- a CDS encoding metallophosphoesterase: MTNPRDEETIRFLHSADWQLGMTRRFLGDESQAVFTADRLAAVDALGKLAERHGTQFVVVAGDVFEDNAVPRSVVLRAVEALAAFPVPVLVLPGNHDPLDVSSVFRCRDFSPALEGGAVVVLDGSGPVEVVPGVEVVGVPWTSKRPDPSRLPALLASLDPTDGVRILVAHGGTDEIYGGHSPSVEAIAVSTLEEAIDSERLDYVALGDRHSVTRVGTGGRIWFSGSPETTDFDDVEKDSGNVLLVELDRRAASGHRGSCEVTPLRTGRWSFLAVDAQIDTDGDLDSLAERIETVQDKPRTVLKLGLTGTVGVALRARIDDLLETWDAVFASAYLRESRTHLVVRADDSDFTNLVDGYAGRAVGDLVDMAATGGADAEDAGHALSLLYRLVDGG; the protein is encoded by the coding sequence ATGACCAACCCACGGGACGAGGAGACCATCCGATTCCTCCACTCGGCCGACTGGCAGCTCGGGATGACCCGGCGGTTCCTCGGCGATGAATCCCAGGCCGTCTTCACTGCCGATAGGCTCGCGGCCGTAGACGCGCTCGGTAAGCTCGCCGAGCGGCACGGCACGCAGTTCGTGGTGGTCGCGGGTGACGTCTTCGAGGACAACGCGGTACCCCGATCGGTGGTACTTCGAGCAGTGGAAGCCTTGGCTGCCTTCCCGGTGCCGGTACTGGTGCTGCCGGGCAACCACGACCCATTGGACGTGTCCTCGGTATTCCGGTGCAGGGACTTTTCTCCGGCACTCGAAGGCGGTGCAGTCGTTGTCCTCGACGGTTCGGGCCCGGTCGAGGTCGTTCCCGGCGTCGAGGTGGTCGGCGTCCCCTGGACCTCCAAACGGCCCGACCCCTCACGATTGCCAGCACTACTGGCCTCGCTCGATCCCACTGACGGGGTTCGCATCCTCGTTGCGCACGGTGGCACCGACGAGATTTATGGAGGGCACTCACCGTCGGTGGAGGCGATCGCCGTGTCCACGTTGGAGGAGGCTATCGACTCCGAGCGTCTGGACTATGTGGCCCTCGGGGACCGGCACTCGGTCACCCGGGTGGGCACCGGCGGGAGGATCTGGTTCTCGGGAAGTCCGGAGACCACTGACTTCGACGACGTCGAAAAGGACTCCGGGAATGTCCTGCTCGTCGAACTCGATCGACGTGCCGCATCCGGGCACAGGGGCTCCTGTGAGGTCACGCCCTTGCGGACCGGACGATGGTCCTTCCTTGCCGTGGACGCGCAAATCGACACGGACGGTGACCTCGATTCCCTCGCCGAGAGAATCGAGACCGTGCAGGACAAGCCGCGCACCGTGCTCAAACTCGGGCTCACCGGAACCGTGGGGGTGGCCTTGCGCGCGAGGATCGACGATCTGCTGGAGACCTGGGACGCCGTGTTCGCATCCGCATACCTGCGCGAGTCCCGCACCCACCTCGTCGTGCGAGCCGACGACTCCGACTTCACAAACCTCGTGGACGGGTACGCGGGGCGCGCGGTGGGCGACCTCGTCGATATGGCAGCCACCGGCGGGGCCGATGCCGAGGACGCCGGGCACGCCCTCAGCCTGTTATATCGGCTCGTGGACGGGGGATGA
- a CDS encoding AAA family ATPase, with protein MILHRLKIEDFRGVVREEVDLPPRGVLVIEGPNESGKTSLMDALEMLLEHKASSGRAEIKAASPVGRDVPVVVEAEFTVDGERMRYRKEFVRGKRTSLEFPGSARTALAGDDAHDYVRDVLDRQVDRSLWRALRIAQDEPLGQVDASKGMDSLRRALDAAAGGEDPTGDDSLVERVAEERNRYLTSRRGEPTGDLARSEARLTEARAALSDARARHAELDAAVADHEVQSSVHRARLESLDSLDAEVTRLEAAGRAVAELRGACASADAEVDRAVAAHDAVLREQRERRGLVDRASTEQRRESDLRAEATMAAERLEPAQERARRSRTELDAAEERVTRARMQLDALRAVEERDRRRADLEHLDRLLETLTSVGEELRRKEAELSEVDVADGAAEVIRRADDALREAVVRSAASAPRVEIAGEGEFRVGGEGLDASTGWTQEIIEDTVFEVGTVTLTVVPAGDTDAVRREEKAARAHLDHLLAALGVESSADAERRARRAEALRAEIEALRRRRADLLGDDTAEDLYARRDDLRSSTLAEDSPFRREEEGGADEAPHEGPADPASEAASAEAALVRCRAEDRAASAEAETLRTEYATRIALADEAAHRLSECNAALTAARDAVPDLKLDESLEQARVRAEAAREKARQAKTRLGEALADAPPSLLENARASHAALAAEERESAAAVATALGRVNAIGDQGRLDGVAAAERELEAAERENAALWRRARAADLLYRTLAARRSEALLAYQAPFHRAVVELGSLVYGRDFDVRLGEDLTILSRRVGDVTVDYESLSGGAREQLAVIVRIACARLVGDNGVPVFLDDTMGYTDPSRRLTMGAVIAAAAATSQVIVLTCDRARFAGIGGAHTHVMQRTGAGRE; from the coding sequence ATGATTTTGCACCGACTGAAGATCGAGGACTTCCGCGGGGTGGTGCGGGAGGAGGTGGACCTGCCGCCACGAGGGGTGCTCGTGATCGAGGGGCCCAACGAGTCGGGAAAAACCAGCCTGATGGACGCATTGGAGATGCTGCTTGAGCACAAAGCCTCGTCCGGGCGAGCCGAGATCAAGGCTGCCAGCCCAGTGGGCAGGGACGTGCCCGTGGTGGTGGAGGCGGAGTTCACCGTCGACGGTGAACGAATGCGGTATCGCAAGGAGTTCGTCCGAGGTAAACGGACCTCCCTCGAGTTCCCGGGCTCGGCGCGTACGGCGTTGGCGGGCGACGACGCCCATGACTATGTCCGCGACGTGCTGGACCGCCAGGTTGACCGCTCGCTGTGGCGGGCCCTACGCATAGCCCAGGACGAGCCGCTGGGTCAGGTCGACGCATCCAAGGGGATGGACTCCCTCCGGCGCGCGCTGGACGCGGCGGCCGGCGGTGAGGACCCCACCGGTGACGACTCGCTGGTGGAGCGCGTCGCTGAGGAGCGTAATCGTTATCTGACGTCGCGACGGGGTGAACCCACCGGCGATCTGGCGCGTTCAGAAGCTCGTCTCACCGAGGCCCGGGCTGCGCTCTCCGACGCGCGAGCGCGGCACGCAGAACTCGATGCAGCTGTGGCGGACCATGAGGTCCAGTCGTCTGTCCACCGCGCAAGGCTGGAGTCGCTGGATTCACTTGATGCGGAAGTCACGAGGCTCGAGGCCGCGGGTCGTGCCGTTGCAGAACTCCGGGGCGCCTGTGCTTCCGCGGACGCCGAGGTCGACCGCGCGGTAGCCGCTCACGACGCAGTGCTCCGCGAACAGCGGGAGCGCCGCGGCCTTGTCGACAGGGCGTCGACCGAACAGCGGAGAGAGTCGGATCTGCGGGCGGAGGCGACGATGGCCGCCGAGAGACTCGAGCCGGCCCAGGAGCGGGCCAGGCGCTCGCGGACCGAACTGGACGCCGCAGAGGAGCGCGTCACTCGGGCGCGTATGCAGCTTGATGCCTTACGCGCGGTTGAGGAGCGCGACCGCAGGCGTGCGGACCTCGAGCATTTGGATCGACTCCTGGAGACTCTGACCTCGGTGGGTGAGGAGCTCCGCCGTAAGGAGGCGGAGCTCTCCGAGGTCGACGTCGCCGACGGCGCGGCCGAGGTCATCCGTCGCGCGGACGATGCGCTACGGGAAGCCGTCGTCCGGTCCGCGGCCAGCGCACCACGGGTAGAGATCGCCGGCGAGGGCGAGTTCCGGGTAGGTGGGGAAGGCCTCGATGCCTCTACCGGGTGGACGCAGGAGATTATCGAAGACACGGTCTTCGAAGTTGGAACGGTGACTCTGACCGTTGTCCCAGCAGGTGACACTGATGCCGTCCGTCGCGAGGAGAAGGCCGCGCGCGCCCATTTGGACCACCTACTCGCGGCACTGGGCGTGGAGTCATCCGCCGACGCCGAGCGCCGCGCCCGTCGTGCGGAAGCGCTGCGTGCCGAGATCGAGGCCTTGCGTCGCCGTCGAGCGGACCTGCTCGGCGATGACACCGCCGAGGACCTCTACGCGAGGCGGGACGACCTTCGCTCCTCGACCCTGGCCGAGGACTCCCCGTTTCGGCGGGAGGAAGAAGGCGGGGCGGACGAGGCCCCCCATGAGGGACCGGCAGATCCGGCGAGCGAAGCCGCCTCAGCGGAAGCCGCACTCGTCCGCTGCCGGGCGGAAGACCGCGCCGCGTCCGCCGAGGCAGAGACACTCCGGACGGAATACGCGACTCGCATTGCGCTGGCGGACGAGGCGGCCCACCGACTCAGCGAGTGCAATGCGGCGCTGACGGCCGCGCGAGATGCCGTGCCTGACCTCAAGCTGGATGAGTCGCTGGAGCAGGCGCGTGTCCGGGCCGAGGCCGCCCGCGAGAAGGCACGACAGGCGAAGACGAGGCTGGGCGAGGCGCTCGCTGACGCCCCGCCCAGCCTGCTGGAGAACGCTCGGGCTTCGCATGCTGCGTTGGCCGCCGAGGAACGCGAGTCGGCGGCAGCCGTCGCCACTGCGTTGGGCAGGGTCAACGCGATTGGCGACCAAGGGCGGCTCGACGGCGTCGCTGCCGCCGAGCGTGAACTGGAGGCGGCAGAGAGGGAGAACGCAGCGCTGTGGCGCCGTGCCCGTGCGGCGGATCTGCTTTACCGAACCCTCGCGGCCCGTCGATCGGAAGCCCTGCTTGCCTACCAGGCACCGTTCCACCGCGCGGTCGTCGAACTCGGCTCTCTCGTCTACGGACGTGACTTCGACGTCCGTCTCGGGGAGGACCTGACCATCCTGTCGAGGCGGGTCGGTGACGTCACCGTAGATTACGAATCGCTGTCCGGCGGTGCCAGGGAGCAGTTGGCGGTGATAGTGAGGATCGCGTGTGCGCGGCTTGTCGGCGACAACGGCGTTCCGGTATTCCTCGACGACACGATGGGGTACACCGACCCGTCCCGCCGACTCACCATGGGCGCAGTCATCGCAGCTGCGGCTGCAACGTCACAGGTGATCGTTCTCACCTGCGATCGCGCACGGTTCGCGGGCATCGGAGGCGCCCACACTCACGTCATGCAGAGAACCGGTGCGGGCCGAGAGTGA
- a CDS encoding MarR family winged helix-turn-helix transcriptional regulator, with product MTETRWLSDDEQRMWRRYRDVNQLLELAMERQLQRDASMSQSDYSVLVSLSEADRAGLRARELGADLGWDRSRVSHQVRRMEGRGLVAKGECPEDGRGTVVTLTEAGAQAIAAVAPKHVEKVRELFIDVLTEHEVHMLTDIYERIVDRIGAVDGITRPS from the coding sequence ATGACAGAGACACGCTGGTTGAGCGATGACGAGCAGCGCATGTGGCGGCGGTATCGGGATGTCAACCAACTTCTCGAACTCGCGATGGAACGCCAGCTTCAGCGAGACGCCTCGATGTCTCAGTCCGATTACTCAGTTCTGGTGAGCCTCAGTGAGGCTGACCGCGCTGGATTGCGGGCTCGCGAACTCGGCGCAGACCTCGGCTGGGACCGGAGTCGGGTATCACATCAGGTCAGACGTATGGAGGGCCGCGGTCTCGTGGCCAAGGGGGAGTGCCCGGAAGACGGCCGTGGAACCGTTGTCACCCTGACAGAGGCGGGTGCCCAGGCGATCGCGGCAGTGGCCCCGAAGCACGTGGAAAAGGTGCGAGAGTTGTTCATCGACGTGCTCACCGAGCATGAAGTGCACATGCTGACGGACATCTACGAGCGGATCGTCGACCGCATCGGGGCGGTGGACGGAATCACCCGGCCGAGTTGA
- the argS gene encoding arginine--tRNA ligase yields the protein MTPADLAVVIRAALISVLAERGADTSVVPETVTVERPRNPEHGDYATNIALQLAKKVGLAPRDLAQDLATALSAGPGVASAEIAGPGFLNIRLDSGAQGSLVATVLNSGETYGTGDAMAGRRVNLEFVSANPTGPIHLGGTRWAAVGDALGRVLEASGAQVTREYYFNDHGSQIDRFSRSLVAAARGEVTPEDGYAGAYIQDIASNVLADHPDVLDKPEAEALETFRSAGVDLMFTHIKNSLAEFGTVFDVYTHENSMFTSGAVDRAIETLKGNGNLYESDGAWWLRSTAFGDDKDRVVLKSDGDAAYIAGDIAYFLDKRERGFDLCIYMLGADHHGYIARLKAAAAALGDDPATIEVLIGQMVNLVRDGAPIKMSKRAGTVITLDDLVDAIGVDAARYALIRSSVDQTMDIDLELWTSATNDNPVFYVQYAHARLCSLARNAADLGVTTEGADLSLLIEDREGALIRTIGEFPRVVASAADLREPHRVARYLEELAAAYHRFYDTCRVLPMGDEEPGPLHAARLALSTATRQTLANGLRMIGVTAPEKM from the coding sequence GTGACTCCCGCCGATCTCGCCGTCGTTATCCGCGCAGCCCTCATCTCCGTTCTCGCCGAGCGCGGGGCCGACACATCGGTCGTTCCGGAGACGGTGACGGTCGAGCGACCCCGCAACCCCGAACACGGGGACTACGCGACGAATATCGCCCTCCAGCTGGCCAAGAAGGTCGGCTTGGCGCCCCGCGACCTGGCGCAGGATCTCGCGACCGCATTGAGCGCTGGCCCGGGAGTGGCATCGGCGGAGATCGCCGGACCGGGATTCCTCAATATCCGTCTCGACTCAGGAGCCCAGGGGTCGCTGGTTGCGACGGTGCTGAACAGTGGCGAGACATATGGCACCGGGGACGCGATGGCCGGGCGCCGGGTGAATCTCGAGTTCGTCTCCGCGAACCCCACCGGCCCGATCCACCTGGGGGGCACCCGTTGGGCGGCGGTCGGTGACGCGCTGGGCCGGGTGCTCGAAGCCTCCGGGGCTCAGGTCACCCGCGAGTACTACTTCAACGACCACGGCTCGCAGATCGACCGCTTTAGTCGCTCGCTGGTCGCAGCGGCCCGCGGAGAGGTGACGCCGGAGGACGGGTACGCCGGGGCGTACATCCAGGACATCGCGTCGAACGTGCTCGCCGATCATCCAGACGTTTTGGACAAACCGGAGGCCGAGGCCCTGGAGACGTTCCGATCTGCCGGCGTGGATCTGATGTTCACTCACATCAAGAACTCGCTAGCCGAGTTCGGGACCGTCTTCGACGTCTACACCCACGAGAACTCGATGTTCACGTCCGGCGCGGTGGACCGTGCGATCGAGACGCTGAAGGGGAACGGGAACCTGTACGAGTCCGACGGCGCCTGGTGGCTCCGATCCACTGCGTTCGGGGACGACAAGGACCGCGTCGTGCTCAAGTCTGATGGTGACGCTGCCTACATCGCCGGGGACATCGCCTACTTCCTCGATAAACGCGAGCGCGGATTCGATCTGTGTATCTACATGTTGGGTGCAGATCACCACGGATACATCGCCCGGCTCAAGGCGGCGGCAGCCGCCCTGGGCGACGACCCGGCGACGATCGAGGTCCTGATCGGTCAGATGGTCAACCTCGTCCGGGACGGCGCTCCGATCAAGATGAGCAAGCGAGCGGGCACAGTCATCACTCTCGATGATCTCGTCGACGCGATCGGAGTGGACGCCGCACGGTACGCGTTGATCCGGTCCTCGGTCGACCAGACCATGGACATCGACCTGGAACTGTGGACGTCGGCGACAAACGATAATCCCGTCTTCTACGTGCAGTACGCGCACGCGCGCCTCTGCTCCTTGGCCCGCAACGCTGCAGACCTGGGGGTCACCACAGAGGGGGCGGACCTTTCCCTGCTCATCGAGGACAGGGAGGGTGCGCTGATCCGCACCATCGGCGAGTTCCCTCGAGTTGTCGCCAGCGCCGCGGACTTGCGCGAGCCCCACCGGGTCGCGCGGTACCTCGAGGAACTAGCCGCCGCCTACCACCGCTTCTATGACACTTGTCGGGTCCTCCCGATGGGCGATGAGGAGCCGGGCCCGCTGCACGCGGCCCGACTCGCGCTGAGCACGGCAACCCGGCAGACCCTCGCCAACGGCCTGCGCATGATCGGCGTCACCGCACCGGAGAAGATGTGA
- the lysA gene encoding diaminopimelate decarboxylase, with translation MSAHPAGARHEVAHAPGIGEQPVDADDMMALAPSVWPRGAERRDDGVVEFAGVTASELASQFGTPLFVIDEDDFRSRCREMAAAFGAAERVHYASKAFLSTEIARWVAEEGLGLDVASGGELAIALKAGFPTERITVHGNNKSADELRLAVRSGVAHIVIDAMSEIELLDRIAGEEGVVQDVFIRVTVGVEAHTHEFIATAHEDQKFGFSLAGGAAMQAVHAVFNAPNIRLTGLHSHIGSQIFDIDGFELAARRVIGLLRDIVDEFGTERTAQLDHLDLGGGLGISYVPSDDPPPVAQLAAALREIVEGFARDAGLVPPTLVVEPGRAIAGPGTVTLYEVGVVKDVQLAGGESRRYVSVDGGMSDNIRTALYDAVYDARLVGRSSGADPVLSRLVGKHCESGDVVVRDLWMPEDIGGGDLVAVAATGAYCYSMSSRYNMIGRPAVVAVRDGRARLVLRRETLDDLTSLEVGQ, from the coding sequence GTGAGCGCGCACCCCGCCGGGGCTCGCCACGAGGTCGCGCACGCGCCGGGTATCGGTGAACAGCCCGTCGACGCTGACGACATGATGGCCCTGGCCCCGTCCGTGTGGCCCCGGGGTGCCGAGCGCCGCGACGACGGTGTGGTCGAGTTCGCTGGCGTGACCGCGAGTGAACTCGCATCGCAGTTCGGGACTCCACTGTTCGTGATCGATGAGGACGATTTCCGCTCTCGCTGCCGCGAGATGGCGGCGGCGTTCGGTGCGGCGGAGCGAGTCCACTACGCGTCCAAGGCTTTCCTGAGCACGGAAATCGCTCGCTGGGTCGCCGAGGAGGGATTGGGTTTGGACGTCGCCTCGGGCGGTGAACTCGCGATCGCTCTGAAGGCCGGGTTCCCGACCGAGCGGATCACTGTCCACGGCAACAACAAGTCGGCGGACGAGCTGCGACTCGCCGTGCGCAGTGGCGTCGCGCACATAGTGATCGATGCGATGTCGGAGATTGAGCTGCTCGACAGGATCGCCGGCGAGGAGGGCGTCGTCCAGGATGTCTTCATCCGGGTCACGGTGGGCGTCGAAGCTCACACCCACGAGTTCATCGCGACCGCCCACGAGGACCAGAAGTTCGGCTTCTCGCTCGCGGGAGGCGCGGCGATGCAGGCAGTGCACGCGGTGTTTAACGCGCCGAACATCCGGCTGACCGGACTGCATAGCCACATCGGCTCCCAGATCTTCGATATCGACGGGTTCGAACTCGCTGCGCGCCGGGTGATCGGTCTCCTGCGAGACATCGTCGACGAGTTCGGGACTGAGCGAACCGCCCAACTCGACCACCTCGATCTCGGAGGCGGTCTCGGCATCAGCTACGTTCCGTCGGACGATCCACCGCCGGTGGCCCAACTGGCGGCGGCACTCAGGGAGATCGTTGAGGGGTTCGCCAGGGACGCCGGGCTCGTACCTCCGACCCTCGTTGTCGAACCTGGTCGCGCCATCGCCGGCCCGGGAACGGTGACCCTGTACGAGGTGGGCGTGGTCAAGGACGTCCAGCTGGCGGGCGGGGAGAGCAGGCGCTACGTCAGCGTCGACGGGGGGATGAGCGACAACATTCGTACGGCTCTGTACGACGCCGTCTATGACGCCCGACTCGTAGGACGCTCCTCGGGCGCCGACCCGGTTCTGTCCAGGTTGGTCGGTAAGCACTGCGAGAGCGGCGACGTCGTCGTCCGAGACTTGTGGATGCCGGAGGACATCGGCGGCGGCGACCTGGTGGCCGTTGCGGCGACGGGAGCGTACTGCTATTCCATGTCGAGTCGCTACAACATGATCGGGCGCCCCGCCGTGGTGGCAGTGCGCGACGGGCGGGCACGATTGGTGCTGCGCCGTGAGACCCTGGACGATCTGACGAGCCTGGAGGTGGGACAGTGA